Sequence from the Limisphaerales bacterium genome:
TGCGCGCCTCGATGTCAATGGGCGTCGAAGCGTCAATGGCGGCGGCTCGATATTGTATCGTGTTCTTGTCCATTTATTTAGCGCGGCGGTTCGGTTAATCGTCATCGTCCGGCGTCATGTCGCTCTCGAAGGCCAATCCCTTGGCGTCGGCAAGCTGGCCGTCGGCTGCGATTTCGGAAAACACATCTTCCACGTCGCCGCCGGCCTCGGCGATGATGGCGCGGCGGGATTTGAATCCGTTTTTGACGGCGAGAATATTGGCGTTGGTGTCCTTGAGCGGATCCACCCAGAGCCAGCGCCTGGGCTTCCATTCCACGCTGCCGAATTTGTCCAGCTTGGTGGCGGGTAAATCAATGGCGCCGGAAAGCAAAGCATATTCCAACCACTCGCGGAAAATCGGATCAATGACGTGATCAATGAACCAGACTTGAGTTGCCTTCCATTGCTCGCGTTCTTCGAGAAGTCCGGCGCGGATGCTTGAATAATTCACGTTCTCTAGATCGTTCGCCAGCGAGTTGTAAGACACATTGAGGCCGGAGGCGATGCCCCGCAACGCGCTTTTGACAAAGTCGCCATAAGCGGTGGTGGGGTGCGATGGATCAAAGCTTTTGAAATCCACGCCCACGGGCAACTCCTCGAACTGTCCGGCCTCGGCGGTGGTGATCAGGTTTCCGGCCGCGTCCACTTCGCCTTGGTAGCCTTCGCCGGTTTCTGTCTTGGTGTAAAATCCCATTTTGCAAGCGGCTACACGGGCGGCGGTCACTTCCGCTTCCTCGTACCCACTCAACATATTGAGCCGATACATTACGCTGGACATCCACGGCACGCCGGTCACTTGGTGCGGGCGTTCGGCAACAAAGGGCTGAAGCATTTCGTCCGCTGGAACGCGCTCGCGCTTGATTGGGTTTCGGGCCAAGTCGTCGCCGGCGTGGGTGGCTAAAAGGTGGTAGGCAATGGGCTTTTCCCACGGGTCGATCTCAACACCCATGCGGATGATGTTGCCGTTTCTCAGCTTAGCGTTGTATTCGACATCGAGGTGATCAATCTCAACCACTTGCAACGCAAACCGAAAAGGGCTGCTCCAGTTGCGCACTTTTCGGATCATCACGGCACCATCACGGGCGACGCTTCGCAGGGCAATGCGCTGAACATCCAGCCAAGTGTGCCGGCCGTTCACGGTGCAGTTTTTGGCACTCCCCCATTCGGCCCAAGCTTCTTCGACTTTGGCGTTAGCCACGGCGTCAAATTTTCCGCTGATGTCTTTTGATTTGGCTTGAAGCTTCACGCCGGCGCTGCCCAGCACGTTGTTTTCCAATGAGGCTAAAAATCGGCGGATGTAATCGTTGTTCCGCTCAAGGTCACGCGCGCGCGCCCGCAGGGATTTGATTCCCTCGCGGATCTCTTTATTGGCGCTGCTGGTGGCGGTTCCCCAATCGGAAACGAGGCGGCCGGTCTTGGCTCCGGAATAGGCGCGAATGAATGCCGGCCCTTTGCGGTAGCCGAAGCGGCCCAAAAGATTGTCGATCAATTTCATTGGAATCGGGTGAGGATGGTGCGGCCGGTGCCTACGCCCTGGGCGATCCGATCTGCGGCGAGTTCCTGCTGGTACCAGCCAAAATACTTGGAGCGCATGGCGATGAGTTCTTCGTGCGGGATGCGTTTGATCGCAACGCCCTCGATGGTGCTTTCAAGGATCTCTTTCCCAGCGCGGTTTTCCAGCGTCGCCTCGATGGCGTCCAGCGTCTTTTTAACGTGGGTGCGGCCGTCGTAGCTGCTGCCGGCGGTTTCAAGGTCGGGCAGAATTTCGATGCGGCCGGTGTATACGGTGTAGCGGTCGGTGCCTTTTTCGACGAAGCCCAGCACATCATAAATGCCCGCCGCATAGCCGGTGGTGGTGGTGGGCGAAACGCTCACGGAATGATCGGCGCCGGAACTGCCGGCGGTGATGTCAAACGTGCCAGCGTTCCCTCGGAAGGCATATTTTAGTACCCACGAATCATTCGCGGGATAATCGTCCAGAGTCTTGTCCCATTTGAGGGTGTCGCCGGCACGCAGCTTGGCCGGTTCTTTTGTTGCAACGTCCGCCATTTATTTGGTGCGTGGGTTCGGGTTGTTTACTGCCAACCGGTGGCGAAGTTCGATGAGGGCCGCAGCTTGTACGTCTTGAGCGGGTTGCCTTCTTCCTTCACGGGCTCGTCGGGTTTCATTCCGTTAAGGATGCGATCCATGTTCGGTGAAAGGATTTCGAGCGCTGCGAGGTTGTAAACGCGCAGATCCAGCGCTTCATTCCGGTCGCGGATCTTCTTGTAGTAGCGAATGGGGAAGCCGTGGTGCATTCGGGTGCGAACTTCTTCGGCGGTGAGCTGTTTGAAATAACTTTCGGTGTAGCCTTGGCCATTCGGGAAGTGCATAAAGCGCGGCCCGTGGTCTTCGATTTTCAGTCGGGCAAAGATGGAATCTTTGGCGGTGTCGGTGCCAATGTTGAACATCAGCACGCGGCCGCCGGCCTTGCCGCTGCGCTTGGCGATAAGGGGCGCGCCGGATTGGTTGCTGCCTTTTACTGCGTAGATGCGGCGGCTTTGGCGCGGGCGGGTGAATTGGTAGACGTTGCGCGTGGAGAAACCGGAATCGACGCAGCAGCACGCGATGCCCAGGCGCGCGCCGGAGGGATGATCCCAGCGCTGCGAAAGGTAGTCATCCAGCGCCTTCCACACGTCAGGCTGCTCCGGATCGCCAAAGAGCACGCGATACTCAATGCCCCACGATTCCTCGGCGGTGCCCCAGCCCACCACTTCAAGCTCGAGCCGGTCGCCCTGAACGTCCACGCCGCACGTGAGCACCCCTATGGATTCAGGCACGGGGCTCACTGTGTAATCTTCGCCGCGCTCGGTCAGTGATTCCAGTTCAATGCGGTCGCCGGCTTCCTCCCACGTCTCGGCCAAAAATGTGTTTGTCCAAACCTTGAGCGATTCGCGGCCGGCGTGCTTGGCGTCCAGAAAGTTTTGCGCGAACTCGTGCAGGTAGCTTTCAAATTGGCGCTTTCGGCCCATGATTCGGTAAAGGCCAGAGAGGTGATAGCCGCGCACGCGCCGTTCGGGATGTTCGGCCACCCACTTGCCGGCCAGAATTGCCCGCACGCGGTCTTGATCGCTCCAATGCGATTGACAGTGCGTGCATTCGTAAAACGCGCCAGCGGGGTCATCCTTCGGCCATTTAACTTGCGACCAAGCCAACACCTGGGATTTTCCGCACTCGGCGCAATCCACGGCCCACCGTCGGTTGTCGCTTTCGTCCAGTTTGGCTTCGATCCGTGACGCGCCGCGAATGGTGGGCGTGCTGGCTTTAATCAAAACCGCGTTGTGAAAATTCATTGCGCGCGCATCGGCCAGCACGCTCGGATCACCTTCCGCGCCGGCGCTCACTTCGTAGGTGTCAATCTCGTCCTGAATTACCACGCGGCACGACAAGCTGCGCAAGCTGCTTGGCGAATTACTGCCTGCCACGATGATGCTGCCGCCAGGGAAGTCTTTGCTTAAAATCGTGTTGCCGGAATCGCGCTGGCGCGGGTCGCGCACCTTGTCTTTCAGGACAGGCGTTTCGGCAATCATCGGCCCAAGCTTTTTCTGTGAGAATTTGCGCGCCGTGTCTAGCGTCGGGTAGACGCACAAAATGCTGGCCGGTTCTGCTTGGATAAAATAGCCAAGCGCATTTAGCAGAATTTCCGTTTTGCCAAGTTGCGCGCCCCATTGCAAAACTACTTCGCCGGCCTCGCGGTCGGTTAGCATCTCCATCGGCTCGCGCTGATACGGCAAGCGGTCAACATGGAATTTGCCGGCCTCGGCGGATGTGCCGATCGCTAGATAGCGGTGCGCTTCGGCCCATGCGGCCACGTCAATTTTTGGCGGCGGCTTTAGCAGCGCCACCGCGCTTTTTGTTTCCCTTTTTAGGCATCGCCGGCCCGTCGATTTCGGCTTCGGTTTCTTCGTCGTCGTTTTCGGGTTCTCCGTGGTCATAGTTTTGGGGCTTGGAAAGTTCCTGCAAATAGTCATTCACCTCGCGTTCCAATTCTTCTTCGATTTTATGTTGTTCCTTCAAGTAGGCCAATCGCGGCCCAAGCTGCGCCGGCATCGCCATCAGCTTTTGGCGAATCGTCACCACGATGTTTTCCCAAGCGGTGACAACCGCCCGCGCGTCCAGCGCTTCGCCTTTCCGTTTTGCCAACTCCAATTCTGCAATCTGCCTTTCGGCGGTCAGCTTTTTCAGTTTCTCTTGCTCCAAACTGTTTCCGGCCTTGGCCGATTGGTCGCGCATATACCGGATGACGCCCTGCAGCGCCGGC
This genomic interval carries:
- a CDS encoding phage portal protein; amino-acid sequence: MKLIDNLLGRFGYRKGPAFIRAYSGAKTGRLVSDWGTATSSANKEIREGIKSLRARARDLERNNDYIRRFLASLENNVLGSAGVKLQAKSKDISGKFDAVANAKVEEAWAEWGSAKNCTVNGRHTWLDVQRIALRSVARDGAVMIRKVRNWSSPFRFALQVVEIDHLDVEYNAKLRNGNIIRMGVEIDPWEKPIAYHLLATHAGDDLARNPIKRERVPADEMLQPFVAERPHQVTGVPWMSSVMYRLNMLSGYEEAEVTAARVAACKMGFYTKTETGEGYQGEVDAAGNLITTAEAGQFEELPVGVDFKSFDPSHPTTAYGDFVKSALRGIASGLNVSYNSLANDLENVNYSSIRAGLLEEREQWKATQVWFIDHVIDPIFREWLEYALLSGAIDLPATKLDKFGSVEWKPRRWLWVDPLKDTNANILAVKNGFKSRRAIIAEAGGDVEDVFSEIAADGQLADAKGLAFESDMTPDDDD
- a CDS encoding phage terminase large subunit family protein, whose amino-acid sequence is MALLKPPPKIDVAAWAEAHRYLAIGTSAEAGKFHVDRLPYQREPMEMLTDREAGEVVLQWGAQLGKTEILLNALGYFIQAEPASILCVYPTLDTARKFSQKKLGPMIAETPVLKDKVRDPRQRDSGNTILSKDFPGGSIIVAGSNSPSSLRSLSCRVVIQDEIDTYEVSAGAEGDPSVLADARAMNFHNAVLIKASTPTIRGASRIEAKLDESDNRRWAVDCAECGKSQVLAWSQVKWPKDDPAGAFYECTHCQSHWSDQDRVRAILAGKWVAEHPERRVRGYHLSGLYRIMGRKRQFESYLHEFAQNFLDAKHAGRESLKVWTNTFLAETWEEAGDRIELESLTERGEDYTVSPVPESIGVLTCGVDVQGDRLELEVVGWGTAEESWGIEYRVLFGDPEQPDVWKALDDYLSQRWDHPSGARLGIACCCVDSGFSTRNVYQFTRPRQSRRIYAVKGSNQSGAPLIAKRSGKAGGRVLMFNIGTDTAKDSIFARLKIEDHGPRFMHFPNGQGYTESYFKQLTAEEVRTRMHHGFPIRYYKKIRDRNEALDLRVYNLAALEILSPNMDRILNGMKPDEPVKEEGNPLKTYKLRPSSNFATGWQ